Proteins from one Periplaneta americana isolate PAMFEO1 chromosome 6, P.americana_PAMFEO1_priV1, whole genome shotgun sequence genomic window:
- the LOC138701994 gene encoding laminin subunit alpha-3-like isoform X4 yields the protein MACENDALEKVVTVDKRDAATNITTNGSENWICEPGAVFNKECNTCWCSRDGLDISCTDMECAEPGEEEEVTPTGYLCTPGTQYKEDCKTCWCSSDGLTSFCEPQTCPPSEVTRKKRGIEYALRCDPGEIFSRDCNICICAIDGIADHASCTIHHCGRRGKRESPPRKCKPGTTYKKDCNTCRCSLDGTSESCTEMACLGGASRKLPVKGSVKIPKVCEPGSTFEMDCNKCRCSDDGTEYACTKRACAPVQTVKGKREKREVEEPKVCEPGSTFNIDCNRCRCANDGSDYACTRKACAPKEVIEEKRKKREAVEKPKVCEPGSTFNIDCNRCRCADDGSDYICTLKACVPKEVIEGKRKKREAEEDLKVCEPGSIFNIECNRCRCANDGSGYACTRKACRPTPREVTEEKREKRKGGRFGTHEVKPVQVCEPGRAFMRDCNICYCNAVGVVSYCTQNACGAAIAKRAVSKPIYGGCTPGSSWKDDCNTCFCGFDGYLSFCTLKDCGNEEVTEDDTK from the exons ATGGCGTGTGAGAATGATGCACTTGAAAAAGTAGTAACGGTCGACAAAAGAG ATGCTGCAACAAATATCACAACAAATGGCTCAGAAAACTGGATATGTGAGCCAGGAGCAGTATTTAATAAGGAGTGCAACACATGTTGGTGTTCTCGAGATGGGCTCGACATCTCTTGCACAGATATGGAATGTGCCGAgcctggtgaagaagaagaag TGACACCCACCGGGTACTTATGTACACCTGGAACACAGTACAAGGAGGACTGTAAAACATGTTGGTGCTCATCAGATGGACTAACTTCATTCTGCGAGCCTCAAACGTGTCCTCCTTCTGAAGTTACCAGAAAAAAGCGAG GTATTGAATATGCTCTGAGATGTGATCCTGGTGAAATATTCTCAAGGGATTGCAATATTTGCATTTGTGCAATCGATGGCATTGCAGATCACGCCTCATGTACAATTCATCATTGTGGTAGAAGAGGCAAACGAG aaagtccTCCAAGAAAATGTAAACCAGGAACTACTTACAAAAAGGATTGCAACACATGTCGTTGTTCATTAGATGGAACCAGTGAATCCTGTACTGAGATGGCATGTCTAGGCGGTGCTTCAAGAAAGTTGCCAGTGAAGGGAAGTG TAAAAATCCCGAAGGTATGTGAGCCTGGATCTACTTTCGAAATGGACTGCAACAAATGTCGGTGCTCAGATGATGGAACTGAATATGCCTGCACTAAGAGAGCATGTGCGCCTGTACAAACTGttaaaggaaagagagaaaaaagagaag taGAGGAACCGAAGGTCTGTGAGCCTGGATCTACTTTCAATATTGACTGTAATAGATGTAGATGCGCAAATGACGGAAGTGACTATGCTTGCACCAGGAAAGCATGTGCACCTAAAGAAGTGAttgaagaaaagaggaaaaaacgaGAAGCGG taGAGAAACCGAAAGTCTGTGAGCCTGGATCTACTTTCAACATTGACTGTAACAGATGTAGATGCGCAGATGACGGAAGTGACTATATTTGCACCCTAAAAGCATGTGTACCTAAAGAAGTGATTGAAGGAAAGAGGAAAAAACGAGAAGCAG AAGAAGACCTGAAAGTCTGTGAGCCTGGATCTATTTTCAACATAGAATGTAACCGATGTAGGTGCGCAAATGACGGAAGCGGCTATGCTTGCACTCGGAAAGCATGCAGGCCTACACCTCGAGAAGTGActgaagaaaagagagaaaaacggaAAGGAGGTAGA TTTGGTACACATGAAGTTAAACCAGTGCAAGTCTGTGAACCTGGCAGAGCATTCATGAGGGACTGTAACATTTGTTACTGTAATGCCGTAGGTGTTGTTTCGTACTGCACTCAAAACGCGTGTGGAGCGGCAATAGCAAAGAGAG
- the LOC138701994 gene encoding uncharacterized protein isoform X3, producing MACENDALEKVVTVDKRDAATNITTNGSENWICEPGAVFNKECNTCWCSRDGLDISCTDMECAEPGEEEEVTPTGYLCTPGTQYKEDCKTCWCSSDGLTSFCEPQTCPPSEVTRKKRGIEYALRCDPGEIFSRDCNICICAIDGIADHASCTIHHCGRRGKRESPPRKCKPGTTYKKDCNTCRCSLDGTSESCTEMACLGGASRKLPVKGSVKIPKVCEPGSTFEMDCNKCRCSDDGTEYACTKRACAPVQTVKGKREKREVEEPKVCEPGSTFNIDCNRCRCANDGSDYACTRKACAPKEVIEEKRKKREAEKPKVCEPGSTFNIDCNRCRCADDGSDYICTLKACVPKEVIEGKRKKREAGTEEDLKVCEPGSIFNIECNRCRCANDGSGYACTRKACRPTPREVTEEKREKRKGGRFGTHEVKPVQVCEPGRAFMRDCNICYCNAVGVVSYCTQNACGAAIAKRAVSKPIYGGCTPGSSWKDDCNTCFCGFDGYLSFCTLKDCGNEEVTEDDTK from the exons ATGGCGTGTGAGAATGATGCACTTGAAAAAGTAGTAACGGTCGACAAAAGAG ATGCTGCAACAAATATCACAACAAATGGCTCAGAAAACTGGATATGTGAGCCAGGAGCAGTATTTAATAAGGAGTGCAACACATGTTGGTGTTCTCGAGATGGGCTCGACATCTCTTGCACAGATATGGAATGTGCCGAgcctggtgaagaagaagaag TGACACCCACCGGGTACTTATGTACACCTGGAACACAGTACAAGGAGGACTGTAAAACATGTTGGTGCTCATCAGATGGACTAACTTCATTCTGCGAGCCTCAAACGTGTCCTCCTTCTGAAGTTACCAGAAAAAAGCGAG GTATTGAATATGCTCTGAGATGTGATCCTGGTGAAATATTCTCAAGGGATTGCAATATTTGCATTTGTGCAATCGATGGCATTGCAGATCACGCCTCATGTACAATTCATCATTGTGGTAGAAGAGGCAAACGAG aaagtccTCCAAGAAAATGTAAACCAGGAACTACTTACAAAAAGGATTGCAACACATGTCGTTGTTCATTAGATGGAACCAGTGAATCCTGTACTGAGATGGCATGTCTAGGCGGTGCTTCAAGAAAGTTGCCAGTGAAGGGAAGTG TAAAAATCCCGAAGGTATGTGAGCCTGGATCTACTTTCGAAATGGACTGCAACAAATGTCGGTGCTCAGATGATGGAACTGAATATGCCTGCACTAAGAGAGCATGTGCGCCTGTACAAACTGttaaaggaaagagagaaaaaagagaag taGAGGAACCGAAGGTCTGTGAGCCTGGATCTACTTTCAATATTGACTGTAATAGATGTAGATGCGCAAATGACGGAAGTGACTATGCTTGCACCAGGAAAGCATGTGCACCTAAAGAAGTGAttgaagaaaagaggaaaaaacgaGAAGCGG AGAAACCGAAAGTCTGTGAGCCTGGATCTACTTTCAACATTGACTGTAACAGATGTAGATGCGCAGATGACGGAAGTGACTATATTTGCACCCTAAAAGCATGTGTACCTAAAGAAGTGATTGAAGGAAAGAGGAAAAAACGAGAAGCAGGTACCG AAGAAGACCTGAAAGTCTGTGAGCCTGGATCTATTTTCAACATAGAATGTAACCGATGTAGGTGCGCAAATGACGGAAGCGGCTATGCTTGCACTCGGAAAGCATGCAGGCCTACACCTCGAGAAGTGActgaagaaaagagagaaaaacggaAAGGAGGTAGA TTTGGTACACATGAAGTTAAACCAGTGCAAGTCTGTGAACCTGGCAGAGCATTCATGAGGGACTGTAACATTTGTTACTGTAATGCCGTAGGTGTTGTTTCGTACTGCACTCAAAACGCGTGTGGAGCGGCAATAGCAAAGAGAG
- the LOC138701994 gene encoding protein psiP-like isoform X1 — protein MACENDALEKVVTVDKRDAATNITTNGSENWICEPGAVFNKECNTCWCSRDGLDISCTDMECAEPGEEEEVTPTGYLCTPGTQYKEDCKTCWCSSDGLTSFCEPQTCPPSEVTRKKRGIEYALRCDPGEIFSRDCNICICAIDGIADHASCTIHHCGRRGKRESPPRKCKPGTTYKKDCNTCRCSLDGTSESCTEMACLGGASRKLPVKGSVKIPKVCEPGSTFEMDCNKCRCSDDGTEYACTKRACAPVQTVKGKREKREVEEPKVCEPGSTFNIDCNRCRCANDGSDYACTRKACAPKEVIEEKRKKREAVEKPKVCEPGSTFNIDCNRCRCADDGSDYICTLKACVPKEVIEGKRKKREAGTEEDLKVCEPGSIFNIECNRCRCANDGSGYACTRKACRPTPREVTEEKREKRKGGRFGTHEVKPVQVCEPGRAFMRDCNICYCNAVGVVSYCTQNACGAAIAKRAVSKPIYGGCTPGSSWKDDCNTCFCGFDGYLSFCTLKDCGNEEVTEDDTK, from the exons ATGGCGTGTGAGAATGATGCACTTGAAAAAGTAGTAACGGTCGACAAAAGAG ATGCTGCAACAAATATCACAACAAATGGCTCAGAAAACTGGATATGTGAGCCAGGAGCAGTATTTAATAAGGAGTGCAACACATGTTGGTGTTCTCGAGATGGGCTCGACATCTCTTGCACAGATATGGAATGTGCCGAgcctggtgaagaagaagaag TGACACCCACCGGGTACTTATGTACACCTGGAACACAGTACAAGGAGGACTGTAAAACATGTTGGTGCTCATCAGATGGACTAACTTCATTCTGCGAGCCTCAAACGTGTCCTCCTTCTGAAGTTACCAGAAAAAAGCGAG GTATTGAATATGCTCTGAGATGTGATCCTGGTGAAATATTCTCAAGGGATTGCAATATTTGCATTTGTGCAATCGATGGCATTGCAGATCACGCCTCATGTACAATTCATCATTGTGGTAGAAGAGGCAAACGAG aaagtccTCCAAGAAAATGTAAACCAGGAACTACTTACAAAAAGGATTGCAACACATGTCGTTGTTCATTAGATGGAACCAGTGAATCCTGTACTGAGATGGCATGTCTAGGCGGTGCTTCAAGAAAGTTGCCAGTGAAGGGAAGTG TAAAAATCCCGAAGGTATGTGAGCCTGGATCTACTTTCGAAATGGACTGCAACAAATGTCGGTGCTCAGATGATGGAACTGAATATGCCTGCACTAAGAGAGCATGTGCGCCTGTACAAACTGttaaaggaaagagagaaaaaagagaag taGAGGAACCGAAGGTCTGTGAGCCTGGATCTACTTTCAATATTGACTGTAATAGATGTAGATGCGCAAATGACGGAAGTGACTATGCTTGCACCAGGAAAGCATGTGCACCTAAAGAAGTGAttgaagaaaagaggaaaaaacgaGAAGCGG taGAGAAACCGAAAGTCTGTGAGCCTGGATCTACTTTCAACATTGACTGTAACAGATGTAGATGCGCAGATGACGGAAGTGACTATATTTGCACCCTAAAAGCATGTGTACCTAAAGAAGTGATTGAAGGAAAGAGGAAAAAACGAGAAGCAGGTACCG AAGAAGACCTGAAAGTCTGTGAGCCTGGATCTATTTTCAACATAGAATGTAACCGATGTAGGTGCGCAAATGACGGAAGCGGCTATGCTTGCACTCGGAAAGCATGCAGGCCTACACCTCGAGAAGTGActgaagaaaagagagaaaaacggaAAGGAGGTAGA TTTGGTACACATGAAGTTAAACCAGTGCAAGTCTGTGAACCTGGCAGAGCATTCATGAGGGACTGTAACATTTGTTACTGTAATGCCGTAGGTGTTGTTTCGTACTGCACTCAAAACGCGTGTGGAGCGGCAATAGCAAAGAGAG
- the LOC138701994 gene encoding protein psiP-like isoform X2, producing MACENDALEKVVTVDKRDAATNITTNGSENWICEPGAVFNKECNTCWCSRDGLDISCTDMECAEPGEEEEVTPTGYLCTPGTQYKEDCKTCWCSSDGLTSFCEPQTCPPSEVTRKKRGIEYALRCDPGEIFSRDCNICICAIDGIADHASCTIHHCGRRGKRESPPRKCKPGTTYKKDCNTCRCSLDGTSESCTEMACLGGASRKLPVKGSVKIPKVCEPGSTFEMDCNKCRCSDDGTEYACTKRACAPVQTVKGKREKREVEEPKVCEPGSTFNIDCNRCRCANDGSDYACTRKACAPKEVIEEKRKKREAVEKPKVCEPGSTFNIDCNRCRCADDGSDYICTLKACVPKEVIEGKRKKREAGTEEDLKVCEPGSIFNIECNRCRCANDGSGYACTRKACRPTPREVTEEKREKRKGGFGTHEVKPVQVCEPGRAFMRDCNICYCNAVGVVSYCTQNACGAAIAKRAVSKPIYGGCTPGSSWKDDCNTCFCGFDGYLSFCTLKDCGNEEVTEDDTK from the exons ATGGCGTGTGAGAATGATGCACTTGAAAAAGTAGTAACGGTCGACAAAAGAG ATGCTGCAACAAATATCACAACAAATGGCTCAGAAAACTGGATATGTGAGCCAGGAGCAGTATTTAATAAGGAGTGCAACACATGTTGGTGTTCTCGAGATGGGCTCGACATCTCTTGCACAGATATGGAATGTGCCGAgcctggtgaagaagaagaag TGACACCCACCGGGTACTTATGTACACCTGGAACACAGTACAAGGAGGACTGTAAAACATGTTGGTGCTCATCAGATGGACTAACTTCATTCTGCGAGCCTCAAACGTGTCCTCCTTCTGAAGTTACCAGAAAAAAGCGAG GTATTGAATATGCTCTGAGATGTGATCCTGGTGAAATATTCTCAAGGGATTGCAATATTTGCATTTGTGCAATCGATGGCATTGCAGATCACGCCTCATGTACAATTCATCATTGTGGTAGAAGAGGCAAACGAG aaagtccTCCAAGAAAATGTAAACCAGGAACTACTTACAAAAAGGATTGCAACACATGTCGTTGTTCATTAGATGGAACCAGTGAATCCTGTACTGAGATGGCATGTCTAGGCGGTGCTTCAAGAAAGTTGCCAGTGAAGGGAAGTG TAAAAATCCCGAAGGTATGTGAGCCTGGATCTACTTTCGAAATGGACTGCAACAAATGTCGGTGCTCAGATGATGGAACTGAATATGCCTGCACTAAGAGAGCATGTGCGCCTGTACAAACTGttaaaggaaagagagaaaaaagagaag taGAGGAACCGAAGGTCTGTGAGCCTGGATCTACTTTCAATATTGACTGTAATAGATGTAGATGCGCAAATGACGGAAGTGACTATGCTTGCACCAGGAAAGCATGTGCACCTAAAGAAGTGAttgaagaaaagaggaaaaaacgaGAAGCGG taGAGAAACCGAAAGTCTGTGAGCCTGGATCTACTTTCAACATTGACTGTAACAGATGTAGATGCGCAGATGACGGAAGTGACTATATTTGCACCCTAAAAGCATGTGTACCTAAAGAAGTGATTGAAGGAAAGAGGAAAAAACGAGAAGCAGGTACCG AAGAAGACCTGAAAGTCTGTGAGCCTGGATCTATTTTCAACATAGAATGTAACCGATGTAGGTGCGCAAATGACGGAAGCGGCTATGCTTGCACTCGGAAAGCATGCAGGCCTACACCTCGAGAAGTGActgaagaaaagagagaaaaacggaAAGGAG GATTTGGTACACATGAAGTTAAACCAGTGCAAGTCTGTGAACCTGGCAGAGCATTCATGAGGGACTGTAACATTTGTTACTGTAATGCCGTAGGTGTTGTTTCGTACTGCACTCAAAACGCGTGTGGAGCGGCAATAGCAAAGAGAG
- the LOC138701994 gene encoding protein psiP-like isoform X5: MACENDALEKVVTVDKRDAATNITTNGSENWICEPGAVFNKECNTCWCSRDGLDISCTDMECAEPGEEEEVTPTGYLCTPGTQYKEDCKTCWCSSDGLTSFCEPQTCPPSEVTRKKRGIEYALRCDPGEIFSRDCNICICAIDGIADHASCTIHHCGRRGKRESPPRKCKPGTTYKKDCNTCRCSLDGTSESCTEMACLGGASRKLPVKGSVKIPKVCEPGSTFEMDCNKCRCSDDGTEYACTKRACAPVQTVKGKREKREVEEPKVCEPGSTFNIDCNRCRCANDGSDYACTRKACAPKEVIEEKRKKREAVEKPKVCEPGSTFNIDCNRCRCADDGSDYICTLKACVPKEVIEGKRKKREAGTEEDLKVCEPGSIFNIECNRCRCANDGSGYACTRKACRPTPREVTEEKREKRKGGRFGTHEVKPVQVCEPGRAFMRDCNICYCNAVGVVSYCTQNACGAAIAKRASRHCEPNKVFQQDCNTCVCSDDGSSAVCTLKLCAPESQTDK, encoded by the exons ATGGCGTGTGAGAATGATGCACTTGAAAAAGTAGTAACGGTCGACAAAAGAG ATGCTGCAACAAATATCACAACAAATGGCTCAGAAAACTGGATATGTGAGCCAGGAGCAGTATTTAATAAGGAGTGCAACACATGTTGGTGTTCTCGAGATGGGCTCGACATCTCTTGCACAGATATGGAATGTGCCGAgcctggtgaagaagaagaag TGACACCCACCGGGTACTTATGTACACCTGGAACACAGTACAAGGAGGACTGTAAAACATGTTGGTGCTCATCAGATGGACTAACTTCATTCTGCGAGCCTCAAACGTGTCCTCCTTCTGAAGTTACCAGAAAAAAGCGAG GTATTGAATATGCTCTGAGATGTGATCCTGGTGAAATATTCTCAAGGGATTGCAATATTTGCATTTGTGCAATCGATGGCATTGCAGATCACGCCTCATGTACAATTCATCATTGTGGTAGAAGAGGCAAACGAG aaagtccTCCAAGAAAATGTAAACCAGGAACTACTTACAAAAAGGATTGCAACACATGTCGTTGTTCATTAGATGGAACCAGTGAATCCTGTACTGAGATGGCATGTCTAGGCGGTGCTTCAAGAAAGTTGCCAGTGAAGGGAAGTG TAAAAATCCCGAAGGTATGTGAGCCTGGATCTACTTTCGAAATGGACTGCAACAAATGTCGGTGCTCAGATGATGGAACTGAATATGCCTGCACTAAGAGAGCATGTGCGCCTGTACAAACTGttaaaggaaagagagaaaaaagagaag taGAGGAACCGAAGGTCTGTGAGCCTGGATCTACTTTCAATATTGACTGTAATAGATGTAGATGCGCAAATGACGGAAGTGACTATGCTTGCACCAGGAAAGCATGTGCACCTAAAGAAGTGAttgaagaaaagaggaaaaaacgaGAAGCGG taGAGAAACCGAAAGTCTGTGAGCCTGGATCTACTTTCAACATTGACTGTAACAGATGTAGATGCGCAGATGACGGAAGTGACTATATTTGCACCCTAAAAGCATGTGTACCTAAAGAAGTGATTGAAGGAAAGAGGAAAAAACGAGAAGCAGGTACCG AAGAAGACCTGAAAGTCTGTGAGCCTGGATCTATTTTCAACATAGAATGTAACCGATGTAGGTGCGCAAATGACGGAAGCGGCTATGCTTGCACTCGGAAAGCATGCAGGCCTACACCTCGAGAAGTGActgaagaaaagagagaaaaacggaAAGGAGGTAGA TTTGGTACACATGAAGTTAAACCAGTGCAAGTCTGTGAACCTGGCAGAGCATTCATGAGGGACTGTAACATTTGTTACTGTAATGCCGTAGGTGTTGTTTCGTACTGCACTCAAAACGCGTGTGGAGCGGCAATAGCAAAGAGAG